The following proteins are encoded in a genomic region of Sebastes fasciatus isolate fSebFas1 chromosome 14, fSebFas1.pri, whole genome shotgun sequence:
- the rpgra gene encoding uncharacterized protein rpgra isoform X22, whose product MTGQDDVDIPETGAIFTFGKSSFADNVPSTFWLKNDQPVHLSCGGEHTAVVTENGRLLMFGGNAWGQLGRGFKLAARKPASVKALKSEKVKLVACGRDHTIVCTWRGSVYVAGSNHDGQLGMGHCNNTTSFHLLHPFCDHAPIKMLSAGCNTSAALTEDGRLWMWGANAVGQIGLGDEGFAAEPTEVDVGEAVLWVSCGYHHSAFVTVDGDLYTFGESANGRLGLQVEQLANHRVPQRVQGILGRVTQVCCGGEHTVALTEENVYTFGRGQYGQLGHGTFLFEVDLPKPVEHFSNSSIKHIACGEKHTAVMTNSGLLYTFGDGRHGKLGLGEENFINQFSPTLCTRFFKCNVQLVSCGGNHMLVLAAPRPPESQEVVPEDDATITENFLEPSYTEILQLGALIDPLMALSARARHRQKGSSVELFGEMSHNLPRLSSDFLNPSWQTSRNIPTHKTPSKDFTTPASSPKPQSEVILSPPLFPRSPVLSSKPSSPRSQSSNTFQNKSSTTASSKSKSKELPSPLLSPKSITEQNTPVSPKRAAKKRLYRVSTAKKALIEESPLPPKEPCSPTRPSSDVSNKHLSEEEHPASPQTEEENVQRQIVIEDVEENISEKGVDSDFLPNMEKKKGRALRRTMKEAQLFEVNGKAGHNSLKASPTALLKGSLKKEVSPPRSSKSLKNTSKKVTSKGKENITKQSLKIKTHEDEQARKEPSHLKSPASSPKSPQSVRKTLTEAQQRLTELKRNDRRHRNIKEMNINKEDTKASPFKKNLIETPKKEEHKSSALDKTSPVIKVTTGNETSSISVQSVSSSSVERDSEIQSETTDVKPDEVQMQRETQRVKSTPTKDLHKVESVLGKGQNKALDVKSPLVRKGTTPAQVDTKKSQSVKSTPVKIKGTPQEVKSTPVKSQSKFAGNTPVKSKGRVVENELNTAQKMGGRTADKQKIPGDDGGEDKKKAKESKLKAKTKPGGEEGNEIRVKGQADSEDNTRAKPRSKQTESSSPLLSQQDTPIEVLCNPISSQSTHRTEVVSVSGAKSLQGPEPVDKDLLVSGTSMEDTQSLTEEKPRWGEILSTAALLLPAVGIAGAAMGVLSEAVTSIGASQSDTVTSTPPKTPRRVMQFTKQSAVLQPSFSSTHFSSTEASNPPEESTKKDVQVKKNVVQEEESHGSPQSQQGVVKSDGDEDFSQTEGKNRGTDVETFQQELGEDAKTYNHHEGEEKHTEDEEKKEDEESGSDVEDEGDEESGSDVEDEGEEEGSESSDDVLEEEKLSVSGEEEQENETAEEDEEEETGSSSEEEDEGSEKSDVIEAEEKGEESSEAAGEEGSEESTEEENKKEEEESEVSEDEEDESGEESGSSKSKDSEEEDRDGGDTAESDSEEENEEEEENEVGEEEGETEDQKDSIESEEEETDSEEDEETGKSEGEEDEKRDEASVNDEEEEEDGDPDEDREEQDEKRDKENEEEEEGEEEVSLDEGEAEEETAEEEEEGKEEEEEEGEEEEEESKEEVTEEEEEESKEEDTEEEEEESKEEVTEEEEEESKEEVTEEEEESKEDLTVEEEEEEEDEEEESKEEVTEEEEESKDEVTEEEEEESKEDLTEEEEESKEDLTEVEEEEEGEEEESKEGVTEEQEEEEEEEEEEEESKEDLTEEEEEEEEGEEEESKEEVTEEEEGEGEEEEEEEEENETKIKPKTETRLNKQREETKQEQPGGKKGGDSEEDEDEESEEEASEEEEEEGEEEESEEKGKAVNIKHGKKHAKREEGEKEKEGNTKVEEEEEEEEEEEEEVKSTTKNVQKLPPDTKDKQQKETPKPAPRTKKIAAREKTEADSKQFWNDVLPQYLDLQ is encoded by the exons ATGACGGGACAGGACGATGTGGACATACCCG AAACAGGAGCCATCTTCACATTTGGAAAGAGCAGCTTTGCTGACAATGTGCCTAGTACATTCTGGTTGAAGAATGACCAGCCAGTGCACCTATCTTGTGGTGGAGAGCACACTGCTGTTGTCACAG AAAATGGCAGGCTACTCATGTTTGGTGGTAATGCTTGGGGCCAACTGGGGCGTGGATTTAAGCTTGCTGCCAGGAAACCTGCCTCCGTGAAAG CCTTAAAGTCTGAGAAGGTGAAGCTTGTGGCTTGTGGGAGAGATCACACAATCGTCTGCACAT gGCGGGGTAGTGTGTATGTGGCTGGCAGTAACCACGATGGGCAGCTTGGTATGGGCCACTGCAACAACACTACATCCTTCCACCTGCTTCATCCCTTCTGTGACCATGCACCAATCAAAATGCTGTCTGCAGGATGCAACACCTCAGCTGCCTTAACAG aGGACGGGAGGCTGTGGATGTGGGGAGCCAACGCCGTGGGTCAGATTGGTTTAGGGGACGAGGGGTTTGCAGCAGAACCCACAGAGGTGGATGTTGGGGAGGCGGTGCTTTGGGTCTCCTGTGGGTACCACCACTCAGCATTTGTCACAG tgGATGGAGATCTTTACACGTTTGGCGAGAGTGCGAATGGAAGGCTTGGTCTCCAGGTGGAGCAGCTGGCCAATCACAGAGTCCCTCAGCGGGTGCAAGGGATTCTGGGTCGTGTCACCCAGGTGTGCTGTGGAGGGGAGCACACTGTGGCACTCACAG AGGAGAACGTGTACACGTTTGGTAGAGGTCAGTACGGTCAGCTGGGCCACGGGACATTTCTGTTTGAAGTTGATTTGCCAAAACCAGTGGAGCACTTTAGTAACAGCAGCATCAAACATATCGCCTGTGGAGAAAAGCACACCGCTGTGATGACAA ACAGCGGACTCCTGTACACATTTGGTGATGGTCGTCATGGGAAACTGGGTTTAGGGGAGGAGAACTTCATCAACCAGTTCAGCCCGACACTCTGCACACGTTTTTTCAAGTGCAATGTTCAATTA GTGTCCTGCGGTGGTAACCACATGCTGGTACTGGCTGCACCCAGACCACCAGAGAGCCAAGAAGTGGTGCCAGAGGATGATGCCACAATCACAGAGAACTTTCTAGAGCCAAGTTACACAGAAATCCTTCAGCTGGGCGCTTTGATTGATCCACTCATGGCCCTCTCTGCTCGAGCTCGCCACAGACAAAAA GGAAGCTCTGTGGAGCTGTTTGGAGAGATGTCTCACAACCTCCCACGTCTAAGTTCTGACTTCCTCAACCCCTCCTGGCAAACGTCCAGAAATATCCCAACCCATAAAACGCCCTCAAAGGACTTTACTACCCCTGCATCATCCCCGAAACCACAATCAGAAGTAATACTAAGCCCACCACTCTTCCCCAGATCTCCAGTGTTATCCTCTAAGCCATCGAGCCCACGTTCTCAATCGTCGAACACCTTTCAGAATAAATCCTCTACCACTGCTTCCTCTAAGTCTAAATCCAAAGAGCTGCCTTCTCCCTTACTATCGCCAAAGTCTATAACTGAACAGAACACCCCAGTATCTCCTAAAAGGGCTGCGAAAAAAAGACTGTACAGAGTGTCAACCGCTAAAAAGGCCTTAATTGAAGAATCTCCTCTACCACCTAAAGAGCCCTGCAGCCCCACTAGACCCTCCAGTGATGTTTCCAATAAACATCTCAGTGAGGAAGAGCATCCTGCCTCGCCACAAACAG agGAAGAAAATGTTCAGAGACAAATTGTCATAGAAGATGTGGAGGAGAATATCTCTGAGAAAGGAGTCGACTCTGACTTTTTGCCAAATATG GAAAAGAAGAAAGGTCGAGCTCTTAGAAGAACTATGAAAGAGGCACAGTTGTTTGAGGTCAATGGAAAGGCAGGACATAATTCTCTCAAGGCCTCACCCACAGCGCTCCTGAAAGGCTCTTTAAAGAAAGAAGTGTCTCCACCGAGGAGCTCAAAGAGTCTAAAAAACACATCCAAAAAAGTCACATCTAAAGGCAAAGAGAACATCACCAAGCAGTCTCTTAAAATCAAAACTCATGAAGACGAACAAGCTCGAAAGGAACCCTCGCATTTGAAATCACCAGCATCGAGCCCAAAAAGTCCACAATCTGTCAGGAAGACACTGACTGAAGCGCAGCAGAGACTGACTGAATTGAAGAGAAATGACAGGAGACATAGAAATATTAAAGAAATGAATATAAACAAAGAGGATACGAAAGCCAGCCCTTTTAAGAAAAACTTGATAGAGACACCAAAAAAGGAGGAACATAAATCATCAGCTTTGGACAAGACATCTCCTGTTATTAAGGTCACTACAGGAAATGAAACAAGCAGCATATCTGTCCAAAGTGTAAGTTCGTCATCCGTAGAAAGAGATTCAGAAATCCAGAGTGAGACCACTGATGTCAAACCTGATGAAGTGCAGATGCAACGGGAGACGCAGCGAGTCAAATCAACTCCAACAAAAGATTTGCACAAGGTTGAATCTGTACTGGGAAAAGGTCAAAATAAAGCACTGGATGTAAAATCACCACTAGTGAGAAAAGGAACCACACCTGCTCAGGTTGATACTAAGAAATCCCAAAGTGTTAAATCGACACCAGTGAAAATTAAAGGGACACCGCAGGAGGTCAAATCCACACCAgtcaaaagtcaaagtaaatttGCAGGAAACACTCCCGTTAAAAGCAAAGGAAGAGTTGTGGAAAATGAATTAAACACAGCTCAAAAAATGGGAGGTAGAACTGCAGATAAGCAGAAGATACCTGGAGATGACGGCGGTGAAGATAAAAAGAAGGCAAAAGAATCTAAACTGAAGGCAAAAACAAAACCAGGGGGAGAAGAAGGAAATGAAATAAGAGTTAAAGGACAAGCTGACTCTGAAGATAATACGAGGGCCAAGCCAAGAAGTAAGCAGACAGAATCTTCCAGCCCGCTGTTATCACAACAGGATACACCTATTGAAGTGCTGTGTAACCCCATTTCCTCACAAAGCACTCACAGAACAGAGGTGGTTTCCGTCAGCGGTGCCAAATCCCTGCAAGGCCCCGAACCTGTTGATAAGGATCTGCTCGTTTCTGGAACAAGCATGGAGGACACTCAGAGCCTGACTGAAGAAAAGCCAAGGTGGGGGGAGATCCTCAGTACCGCAGCCTTACTCCTTCCTGCTGTGGGGATAGCAGGTGCAGCTATGGGGGTCCTTAGTGAGGCAGTGACAAGCATAGGGGCTTCTCAGTCTGATACAGTTACCTCTACACCACCCAAAACACCCAGGCGAGTGATGCAATTCACAAAACAGAGTGCAGTTTTGCAGCCTTCTTTTTCCTCGACACATTTTTCTTCAACAGAAGCGTCAAATCCACCAGAAGAAAGCACGAAGAAAGATGTTCAGGTCAAGAAAAATGTAGTTCAAGAAGAAGAAAGTCATGGTTCCCCTCAGTCACAACAGGGGGTGGTGAAGAGTGACGGGGATGAAGACTTTTCACAAACAGAGGGTAAGAACAGGGGCACAGATGTGGAAACTTTCCAGCAAGAACTCGGAGAAGATGCGAAAACCTACAACCATCAtgagggagaagaaaaacatactGAAGATGAGGAAAAGAAGGAAGATGAAGAAAGCGGAAGCGATGTGGAagatgaaggagatgaagagagtgGAAGCGATGTGGAagatgaaggagaggaggagggaagtgaGAGTAGTGATGATGTCTTAGAGGAGGAAAAGCTGAGTGTTTCTGGTGAGGAAGAGCAAGAGAATGAAACtgcagaggaagatgaggaggaggaaacaggCTCCAGcagtgaggaagaggatgaaggaAGTGAGAAGAGTGATGTTATAGAGGCTGAAGAGAAGGGAGAAGAAAGCAGTGAGGCAGCAGGGGAGGAGGGAAGTGAAGAATCCACTGAAGAAGAGaataaaaaagaagaggaagaaagtgAGGTGAGtgaggatgaagaagatgaaAGTGGTGAAGAGTCGGGGAGCAGCAAGAGCAAAGattcagaggaggaggacagagacggAGGTGACACTGCAGAGTCTGATTCTGAGGAAGaaaacgaagaagaagaagaaaatgaggTTGGTGAGGAAGAGGGTGAAACTGAGGACCAAAAAGATTCCATCgaaagtgaggaggaggagacagactcagaagaagatgaagaaacgGGTAAGAGTGAAGGGGAGGAAGATGAGAAACGGGATGAAGCGAGTGTAAatgacgaggaggaagaggaagacggTGATCCTGATGAAGACAGAGAAGAGCAAGATGAAAAGCGTGATAAAgaaaatgaggaggaggaagagggtgaGGAAGAGGTATCTTTAGATGAAGGGGAAGCTGAGGAAGAGactgcagaggaggaagaggaaggaaaggaggaggaagaagaagagggcgaggaggag gaagaagagagtaaGGAGGAGgttacagaggaggaggaagaagagagtaaGGAGGAGgatacagaggaggaggaagaagagagtaaGGAGGAGgttacagaggaggaggaagaagagagtaaGGAG GAGgttacagaggaggaagaagagagtaaGGAGGACCTtacagtggaggaggaggaagaagaagaggatgaggaagaagagagtAAGGAGGAGgttacagaggaggaagaagagagtaaGGATGAGgttacagaggaggaggaagaagagagtaaGGAGGACCttacagaggaggaagaagagagtaaGGAGGACCTTacagaggtggaggaagaagaagagggtgaggaagaagagagtAAGGAGGGGGTtacagaggagcaggaggaggaggaagaagaagaggaggaggaagaagagagtaaGGAGGACctaacagaggaggaggaagaagaagagg agggtgaggaagaagagagtAAGGAGGAGgttacagaggaggaagagggcgaGGGTGAGGAAGAG gaagaggaggaagaggagaatgaAACAAAGATTAAACCAAAAACAGAGACAAGACTCAataaacagagagaagaaacaAAACAGGAACAACCTGGAGGAAAGAAAGGTGGTGATTctgaggaagatgaagatgaggagagtgaggaagaagctagtgaagaagaggaagaggagggagaagaggaggagagtgaggAAAAAGGAAAGGCTGTAAACATCAAACATGGTAAGAAACATGCTAAAAGGGAGgaaggtgagaaagaaaaagagggaaatacaaaagtggaggaggaagaagaagaggaggaggaggaggaggaggaggtaaaatcaacaacaaaaaacgtACAGAAGTTGCCTCCTGAcacaaaagacaaacaacagaAAGAAACACCTAAACCAGCACCGAGGACGAAGAAGATCGCTGCAAGAGAGAAGACAGAAGCCGACTCTAAGCAGTTCTGGAACGATGTTCTGCCTCAGTACCTCGACCTGCAATGA
- the rpgra gene encoding uncharacterized protein rpgra isoform X10, translated as MTGQDDVDIPETGAIFTFGKSSFADNVPSTFWLKNDQPVHLSCGGEHTAVVTENGRLLMFGGNAWGQLGRGFKLAARKPASVKALKSEKVKLVACGRDHTIVCTWRGSVYVAGSNHDGQLGMGHCNNTTSFHLLHPFCDHAPIKMLSAGCNTSAALTEDGRLWMWGANAVGQIGLGDEGFAAEPTEVDVGEAVLWVSCGYHHSAFVTVDGDLYTFGESANGRLGLQVEQLANHRVPQRVQGILGRVTQVCCGGEHTVALTEENVYTFGRGQYGQLGHGTFLFEVDLPKPVEHFSNSSIKHIACGEKHTAVMTNSGLLYTFGDGRHGKLGLGEENFINQFSPTLCTRFFKCNVQLVSCGGNHMLVLAAPRPPESQEVVPEDDATITENFLEPSYTEILQLGALIDPLMALSARARHRQKGSSVELFGEMSHNLPRLSSDFLNPSWQTSRNIPTHKTPSKDFTTPASSPKPQSEVILSPPLFPRSPVLSSKPSSPRSQSSNTFQNKSSTTASSKSKSKELPSPLLSPKSITEQNTPVSPKRAAKKRLYRVSTAKKALIEESPLPPKEPCSPTRPSSDVSNKHLSEEEHPASPQTEEENVQRQIVIEDVEENISEKGVDSDFLPNMEKKKGRALRRTMKEAQLFEVNGKAGHNSLKASPTALLKGSLKKEVSPPRSSKSLKNTSKKVTSKGKENITKQSLKIKTHEDEQARKEPSHLKSPASSPKSPQSVRKTLTEAQQRLTELKRNDRRHRNIKEMNINKEDTKASPFKKNLIETPKKEEHKSSALDKTSPVIKVTTGNETSSISVQSVSSSSVERDSEIQSETTDVKPDEVQMQRETQRVKSTPTKDLHKVESVLGKGQNKALDVKSPLVRKGTTPAQVDTKKSQSVKSTPVKIKGTPQEVKSTPVKSQSKFAGNTPVKSKGRVVENELNTAQKMGGRTADKQKIPGDDGGEDKKKAKESKLKAKTKPGGEEGNEIRVKGQADSEDNTRAKPRSKQTESSSPLLSQQDTPIEVLCNPISSQSTHRTEVVSVSGAKSLQGPEPVDKDLLVSGTSMEDTQSLTEEKPRWGEILSTAALLLPAVGIAGAAMGVLSEAVTSIGASQSDTVTSTPPKTPRRVMQFTKQSAVLQPSFSSTHFSSTEASNPPEESTKKDVQVKKNVVQEEESHGSPQSQQGVVKSDGDEDFSQTEGKNRGTDVETFQQELGEDAKTYNHHEGEEKHTEDEEKKEDEESGSDVEDEGDEESGSDVEDEGEEEGSESSDDVLEEEKLSVSGEEEQENETAEEDEEEETGSSSEEEDEGSEKSDVIEAEEKGEESSEAAGEEGSEESTEEENKKEEEESEVSEDEEDESGEESGSSKSKDSEEEDRDGGDTAESDSEEENEEEEENEVGEEEGETEDQKDSIESEEEETDSEEDEETGKSEGEEDEKRDEASVNDEEEEEDGDPDEDREEQDEKRDKENEEEEEGEEEVSLDEGEAEEETAEEEEEGKEEEEEEGEEEEEESKEEVTEEEEEESKEEDTEEEEEESKEEVTEEEEEESKEEVTEEEEESKEDLTVEEEEEEEDEEEESKEEVTEEEEESKDEVTEEEEEESKEDLTEEEEESKEDLTEVEEEEEGEEEESKEGVTEEQEEEEEEEEEEEESKEDLTEEEEEEEEGEEEESKEEVTEEEEGEGEEEVAEEQESEGEEEGDEEEEEEENETKIKPKTETRLNKQREETKQEQPGGKKGGDSEEDEDEESEEEASEEEEEEGEEEESEEKGKAVNIKHGKKHAKREEGEKEKEGNTKVEEEEEEEEEEEEEVKSTTKNVQKLPPDTKDKQQKETPKPAPRTKKIAAREKTEADSKQFWNDVLPQYLDLQ; from the exons ATGACGGGACAGGACGATGTGGACATACCCG AAACAGGAGCCATCTTCACATTTGGAAAGAGCAGCTTTGCTGACAATGTGCCTAGTACATTCTGGTTGAAGAATGACCAGCCAGTGCACCTATCTTGTGGTGGAGAGCACACTGCTGTTGTCACAG AAAATGGCAGGCTACTCATGTTTGGTGGTAATGCTTGGGGCCAACTGGGGCGTGGATTTAAGCTTGCTGCCAGGAAACCTGCCTCCGTGAAAG CCTTAAAGTCTGAGAAGGTGAAGCTTGTGGCTTGTGGGAGAGATCACACAATCGTCTGCACAT gGCGGGGTAGTGTGTATGTGGCTGGCAGTAACCACGATGGGCAGCTTGGTATGGGCCACTGCAACAACACTACATCCTTCCACCTGCTTCATCCCTTCTGTGACCATGCACCAATCAAAATGCTGTCTGCAGGATGCAACACCTCAGCTGCCTTAACAG aGGACGGGAGGCTGTGGATGTGGGGAGCCAACGCCGTGGGTCAGATTGGTTTAGGGGACGAGGGGTTTGCAGCAGAACCCACAGAGGTGGATGTTGGGGAGGCGGTGCTTTGGGTCTCCTGTGGGTACCACCACTCAGCATTTGTCACAG tgGATGGAGATCTTTACACGTTTGGCGAGAGTGCGAATGGAAGGCTTGGTCTCCAGGTGGAGCAGCTGGCCAATCACAGAGTCCCTCAGCGGGTGCAAGGGATTCTGGGTCGTGTCACCCAGGTGTGCTGTGGAGGGGAGCACACTGTGGCACTCACAG AGGAGAACGTGTACACGTTTGGTAGAGGTCAGTACGGTCAGCTGGGCCACGGGACATTTCTGTTTGAAGTTGATTTGCCAAAACCAGTGGAGCACTTTAGTAACAGCAGCATCAAACATATCGCCTGTGGAGAAAAGCACACCGCTGTGATGACAA ACAGCGGACTCCTGTACACATTTGGTGATGGTCGTCATGGGAAACTGGGTTTAGGGGAGGAGAACTTCATCAACCAGTTCAGCCCGACACTCTGCACACGTTTTTTCAAGTGCAATGTTCAATTA GTGTCCTGCGGTGGTAACCACATGCTGGTACTGGCTGCACCCAGACCACCAGAGAGCCAAGAAGTGGTGCCAGAGGATGATGCCACAATCACAGAGAACTTTCTAGAGCCAAGTTACACAGAAATCCTTCAGCTGGGCGCTTTGATTGATCCACTCATGGCCCTCTCTGCTCGAGCTCGCCACAGACAAAAA GGAAGCTCTGTGGAGCTGTTTGGAGAGATGTCTCACAACCTCCCACGTCTAAGTTCTGACTTCCTCAACCCCTCCTGGCAAACGTCCAGAAATATCCCAACCCATAAAACGCCCTCAAAGGACTTTACTACCCCTGCATCATCCCCGAAACCACAATCAGAAGTAATACTAAGCCCACCACTCTTCCCCAGATCTCCAGTGTTATCCTCTAAGCCATCGAGCCCACGTTCTCAATCGTCGAACACCTTTCAGAATAAATCCTCTACCACTGCTTCCTCTAAGTCTAAATCCAAAGAGCTGCCTTCTCCCTTACTATCGCCAAAGTCTATAACTGAACAGAACACCCCAGTATCTCCTAAAAGGGCTGCGAAAAAAAGACTGTACAGAGTGTCAACCGCTAAAAAGGCCTTAATTGAAGAATCTCCTCTACCACCTAAAGAGCCCTGCAGCCCCACTAGACCCTCCAGTGATGTTTCCAATAAACATCTCAGTGAGGAAGAGCATCCTGCCTCGCCACAAACAG agGAAGAAAATGTTCAGAGACAAATTGTCATAGAAGATGTGGAGGAGAATATCTCTGAGAAAGGAGTCGACTCTGACTTTTTGCCAAATATG GAAAAGAAGAAAGGTCGAGCTCTTAGAAGAACTATGAAAGAGGCACAGTTGTTTGAGGTCAATGGAAAGGCAGGACATAATTCTCTCAAGGCCTCACCCACAGCGCTCCTGAAAGGCTCTTTAAAGAAAGAAGTGTCTCCACCGAGGAGCTCAAAGAGTCTAAAAAACACATCCAAAAAAGTCACATCTAAAGGCAAAGAGAACATCACCAAGCAGTCTCTTAAAATCAAAACTCATGAAGACGAACAAGCTCGAAAGGAACCCTCGCATTTGAAATCACCAGCATCGAGCCCAAAAAGTCCACAATCTGTCAGGAAGACACTGACTGAAGCGCAGCAGAGACTGACTGAATTGAAGAGAAATGACAGGAGACATAGAAATATTAAAGAAATGAATATAAACAAAGAGGATACGAAAGCCAGCCCTTTTAAGAAAAACTTGATAGAGACACCAAAAAAGGAGGAACATAAATCATCAGCTTTGGACAAGACATCTCCTGTTATTAAGGTCACTACAGGAAATGAAACAAGCAGCATATCTGTCCAAAGTGTAAGTTCGTCATCCGTAGAAAGAGATTCAGAAATCCAGAGTGAGACCACTGATGTCAAACCTGATGAAGTGCAGATGCAACGGGAGACGCAGCGAGTCAAATCAACTCCAACAAAAGATTTGCACAAGGTTGAATCTGTACTGGGAAAAGGTCAAAATAAAGCACTGGATGTAAAATCACCACTAGTGAGAAAAGGAACCACACCTGCTCAGGTTGATACTAAGAAATCCCAAAGTGTTAAATCGACACCAGTGAAAATTAAAGGGACACCGCAGGAGGTCAAATCCACACCAgtcaaaagtcaaagtaaatttGCAGGAAACACTCCCGTTAAAAGCAAAGGAAGAGTTGTGGAAAATGAATTAAACACAGCTCAAAAAATGGGAGGTAGAACTGCAGATAAGCAGAAGATACCTGGAGATGACGGCGGTGAAGATAAAAAGAAGGCAAAAGAATCTAAACTGAAGGCAAAAACAAAACCAGGGGGAGAAGAAGGAAATGAAATAAGAGTTAAAGGACAAGCTGACTCTGAAGATAATACGAGGGCCAAGCCAAGAAGTAAGCAGACAGAATCTTCCAGCCCGCTGTTATCACAACAGGATACACCTATTGAAGTGCTGTGTAACCCCATTTCCTCACAAAGCACTCACAGAACAGAGGTGGTTTCCGTCAGCGGTGCCAAATCCCTGCAAGGCCCCGAACCTGTTGATAAGGATCTGCTCGTTTCTGGAACAAGCATGGAGGACACTCAGAGCCTGACTGAAGAAAAGCCAAGGTGGGGGGAGATCCTCAGTACCGCAGCCTTACTCCTTCCTGCTGTGGGGATAGCAGGTGCAGCTATGGGGGTCCTTAGTGAGGCAGTGACAAGCATAGGGGCTTCTCAGTCTGATACAGTTACCTCTACACCACCCAAAACACCCAGGCGAGTGATGCAATTCACAAAACAGAGTGCAGTTTTGCAGCCTTCTTTTTCCTCGACACATTTTTCTTCAACAGAAGCGTCAAATCCACCAGAAGAAAGCACGAAGAAAGATGTTCAGGTCAAGAAAAATGTAGTTCAAGAAGAAGAAAGTCATGGTTCCCCTCAGTCACAACAGGGGGTGGTGAAGAGTGACGGGGATGAAGACTTTTCACAAACAGAGGGTAAGAACAGGGGCACAGATGTGGAAACTTTCCAGCAAGAACTCGGAGAAGATGCGAAAACCTACAACCATCAtgagggagaagaaaaacatactGAAGATGAGGAAAAGAAGGAAGATGAAGAAAGCGGAAGCGATGTGGAagatgaaggagatgaagagagtgGAAGCGATGTGGAagatgaaggagaggaggagggaagtgaGAGTAGTGATGATGTCTTAGAGGAGGAAAAGCTGAGTGTTTCTGGTGAGGAAGAGCAAGAGAATGAAACtgcagaggaagatgaggaggaggaaacaggCTCCAGcagtgaggaagaggatgaaggaAGTGAGAAGAGTGATGTTATAGAGGCTGAAGAGAAGGGAGAAGAAAGCAGTGAGGCAGCAGGGGAGGAGGGAAGTGAAGAATCCACTGAAGAAGAGaataaaaaagaagaggaagaaagtgAGGTGAGtgaggatgaagaagatgaaAGTGGTGAAGAGTCGGGGAGCAGCAAGAGCAAAGattcagaggaggaggacagagacggAGGTGACACTGCAGAGTCTGATTCTGAGGAAGaaaacgaagaagaagaagaaaatgaggTTGGTGAGGAAGAGGGTGAAACTGAGGACCAAAAAGATTCCATCgaaagtgaggaggaggagacagactcagaagaagatgaagaaacgGGTAAGAGTGAAGGGGAGGAAGATGAGAAACGGGATGAAGCGAGTGTAAatgacgaggaggaagaggaagacggTGATCCTGATGAAGACAGAGAAGAGCAAGATGAAAAGCGTGATAAAgaaaatgaggaggaggaagagggtgaGGAAGAGGTATCTTTAGATGAAGGGGAAGCTGAGGAAGAGactgcagaggaggaagaggaaggaaaggaggaggaagaagaagagggcgaggaggag gaagaagagagtaaGGAGGAGgttacagaggaggaggaagaagagagtaaGGAGGAGgatacagaggaggaggaagaagagagtaaGGAGGAGgttacagaggaggaggaagaagagagtaaGGAG GAGgttacagaggaggaagaagagagtaaGGAGGACCTtacagtggaggaggaggaagaagaagaggatgaggaagaagagagtAAGGAGGAGgttacagaggaggaagaagagagtaaGGATGAGgttacagaggaggaggaagaagagagtaaGGAGGACCttacagaggaggaagaagagagtaaGGAGGACCTTacagaggtggaggaagaagaagagggtgaggaagaagagagtAAGGAGGGGGTtacagaggagcaggaggaggaggaagaagaagaggaggaggaagaagagagtaaGGAGGACctaacagaggaggaggaagaagaagagg agggtgaggaagaagagagtAAGGAGGAGgttacagaggaggaagagggcgaGGGTGAGGAAGAGGTTGCAGAGGAGCAAGAGAGTGAAGGTGAGGAGGAAggggatgaggaagaggaggaagaggagaatgaAACAAAGATTAAACCAAAAACAGAGACAAGACTCAataaacagagagaagaaacaAAACAGGAACAACCTGGAGGAAAGAAAGGTGGTGATTctgaggaagatgaagatgaggagagtgaggaagaagctagtgaagaagaggaagaggagggagaagaggaggagagtgaggAAAAAGGAAAGGCTGTAAACATCAAACATGGTAAGAAACATGCTAAAAGGGAGgaaggtgagaaagaaaaagagggaaatacaaaagtggaggaggaagaagaagaggaggaggaggaggaggaggaggtaaaatcaacaacaaaaaacgtACAGAAGTTGCCTCCTGAcacaaaagacaaacaacagaAAGAAACACCTAAACCAGCACCGAGGACGAAGAAGATCGCTGCAAGAGAGAAGACAGAAGCCGACTCTAAGCAGTTCTGGAACGATGTTCTGCCTCAGTACCTCGACCTGCAATGA